agTGTAAAGTCCAGACAGGAGAGGGCAGGCCCTGTGTCAGGGCTCAGTATGAACTGGCATCACTGGAGGGAAGCTAAGAGATCAACCATGCCAATCCTCTCCACAGCTGGGAGGGAGCAACCCTAACTTCTCACCCCCAACCCAGGACCCACTCTACCCAGTCCTCATACCTGCTGCTGCTGGTATTCTGCCTCGCTGGCTGACAGTGCCTGTGCTAGTGCCAAGTCCTCTTCCTCCTGAGAACTGAGAAGGGAGGAGCTTAAGTTTACGACAGTAACACCTAGGGTCTGGGGTTTGATCTGTTCAGTATCATGGTGTTGACTTCAGTACCTCTTGAGTGAGATCTCAATCTTTACTATAACAGGGTTTGGATATTAACATTGTTGTCATTGGCAGAGAGAAAATCAAGGCCTTTGGGGATATTTCATCTAATCTGGAAACCAAGTTTTTAGCTAGTGTAGTGGGTTGGAGTGATCCCACCTACATCCTTCCAAACAGATCTTGTCCTCATTCAGAGTAGGTACCTTGGGACCTGGGGTTTAGCTTCTGCGAGGGATAGCTCCAGGGCACGCTGCAGAGCCTCATCCTCACTCtgcaaagggagaaaaaaaacaccAGTTTCCTTGGACCTTACACAGATTTACTTCTGTCTATCCAACATTTTCCTGACTCACCATTCCATTCTGCAAAGTAATCACTGGAGGGGATGTCCGGGGTGGAAACTGGGATGTGGCTCTACGGCAGACATTAAACAGACTGTGGTTAGAGATATAAAGGGGttaaaaggaggagaggagaaacagGTGGACCTACCTGCTGGGAGAGGACGAGGAAGGTAAGGTCCGACTTGGACTGGGGACAGTGCTTGTGGAAGCCAGACCTTGTGCTCTGGAGATAGCAGCAAGCCTGTGGGAAGAAGACATTCTTACATCTCCTAGGATGAGCTTTGGAAGTCAAGAGGGTAGTTCCTCTAAGCACTCTACAAAACCATATACTTTGAAAAGGAGTTAAATTGGGTCTAATTTTGTATGTGGTCTATAATTTCACCTACCTGGAAGGCTCAAACAGGAAAACTGAAAACTGTATAGGGCGGAGTGAGTTCAATGACAGCCTGGGAAACTTAGTGGACTCTtgcttgtctcaaagaaataaagatcCTGGAGTAATGTATGCTATAATCTTAGAACTTGGCGTCTGCGGCAGGAGGATGGCcataagtttgaagccagcctgggctaaaaagTGAAACCTCCCAAACAACAGAGGGCcaaggctcagtggtagagtccttgcctgGTGTGTGCAGTGCAAGGGCGTAGGCTCAATCcagaaacaaaagggggaagCAGAAAGACTCCTTTGGTCAAGGCAGACATGGCTGAAGCAAAGCAAGCAGAGCACTTGGCAATTACCCTGCCCGGCTGGTCACATGACCCTCCCCAGAGCAATCATGGTCCAGTGGGTGACGGTGCTTGATGCAGAAGTTTCGGCCACATTGGTCACAGGTCAGTTTCATCATCTCCCTCTGCCGGCAGCCAGAACGTTCACACTTATTGGTGAAGATCTGAGACGAAGCAGCGTTTGTTATTTATGaaactctttttctcttttagccCCATGAAGCTAGCCTATAGGTTTGCAGACATCGGTATTCGAAGTTGGGGTGTCTATCACTAATCCCTCTATTAATTATTTACCTTGCGTTTTTGCTGCGCGGGATCAGAGCGGCAGTCTCTGTCAATGTGCTCTCCCACTGCCCGGTCAGGAGGCTCCCCTCTGGCCACGGGCACAGGCACATTACAGAGGGGGCACACAGGTACCTGGATATCCTATAGTCAAGGGGCAGGAGTCAGTCTAACAGCTAGCCAACCTCTTAAAGAACCTGGATATACCACTCACAAATACACTAGAAACAGTTTCCCAGTACCAAgacttagaaacaaaacaactaaGAGTGGAAATAAAAGGTGGACAGATGCCTGAAAGCATCTACTCCTGCTCTCCTCTCATTACAATCCACCCCCTTTCACCCTCACGACCGCCCCCTCACCTTTTGGTAAGCTGATCCACAGTGATGCTGGGCGTAGGCCACATGGTCTGCACAGAAGATGCCGGAGCAGGCATCGCACTTGAGTGGCAAAAAATCTACAAGAATGGGTCGGATTGCAAGTTCAAAGGCAAACTAACCTGTCCTTTCCCCTAGCTAAAGGCTGCTACTCCGGTAGGAAAAACTCCGCCCTATTTGCCGCACACAGCATCCCTTCCACAGTTCACGATATCTTTGACCACGCCCCCTGGCCTCCGCCCCCAACTTCGAGCCCCGCCCTCCGGGCATTGCCAGCTCCAGGGCCCACCCTCCCCGCCCCACCTGCAGTCCCCAGCCCGGGCGGCCCGGCCCCGCCCCCCGCGCACTCCGCCCCTCACCCAAGCGCTGACAGCTCGGCTCAGAACAGTGAGCCCCGAGGTCCGGAAACTCCATCGCCGGAGCGTGCGGAGCCTGCCGCGGGGAAGAAGCGAGCGCTGAGCGTGCCGAGGACTCTTGCTCCGGGTCCGGTCCGCAACCCAGTAACTCCAGGGGGGCTCCCCGCCCCGCCCCTTCCTCTCCCCCGCCCAGCACAGGTTACCGAAGCCTGGGCGCCTGCCGGCCCGCGGCCCCTACTCCTCCTCCCGAGGGCGCGCGCGCGCTGACGTCATCGCGTTGGGCGGGCCGGTTCCGGGCGGCAGTGAGTTGCAGGCGGAGAATCCCAGAAGAGTTGAGCCACGCCTGGAATCAGGCGTCCATGAAACTGGTGTAGCTCCTAGAAGAGTTTTTTACTTAGGGATGAGCGAAATGATCAGTGAAGGCGAAAATGGGCGCATCGGTGAACAAGGGTGGTTTGGAGACAGTTCTGTCTTTGGTCTGCTTCTCACTGCATTCCTTTGCCCTGGCCATTTCTCAAGCCCATCGCAAGTGACAGCtactgtgtttctctgtggtgcGGATTCCTCTCCAGGTTTTAGGTTTGATGTCCATCCTTTAAGACTTCTCTGGCCCTTGTCAGACCTAGTCACACCTGCTTTGTCATCGCCTTCCTTCCATTCCAGCtcattgaaatcatctggtcaCCAGACTGGCCGACTGGCTTGGTAGATAACGAACGCCTTTAATATCAACACTTGGAAGGCGGatagatgcaggtggatctctgtgagtttgatgcctcAACTTCGGAGAGCTACCATCTGACTTACGAGGGGGGTGAGGAGGAGACAGATATTAAAATATGGACcagatggccgggcggtggtggcgcacgcctttaatcccagcactcggaaggcagaggcaggcggatctctgtgagttcgtagaccagcctggtctacaagagctagttccaggacaggctccaaaaccacagagaaaccctgcctcgaaaaacaaaaataaaataaaaaataaaataaaatatggaccagaaaataaaataaaataaaatatggaccAGGTCTACCTCGTTTTGTGTTGAGTCCAGCACCTAACTAACTACCTAGAATCCAGTGGTCTCAGATGTCCTATGAAGCCTGATCACCTACAAAGCTAGTATAAAGTAGATTCCTGGGTCCTAGTACTTCTGATTCAGTGGGAAGCTCCTGAAGAAATGTTAATACAAATTTCTCATATATCTTTATCTCATTTTGAAAAACATTAGCCTCTCTAGTATATTTTCTGGAATGCTTTTTGAATGAAGTGTGGAAGTCATAAGACTAGTGACCACCCTTAGAAACCACAGACTAAGATGTTCCCGGTTCTTTTGCTTCTCATGTGGCTTCTCCTACTTGGGACTGGAGGTCAGTCTATCTTCCCATAGGTGTAGACATGGAAACAAGTAAACAAGTAAAGATAGTTTCTCCCTCTCAACCTTTCCCACGTCTTCCAACTTTGGTGTTCGTTGTCTATTTCTTGGACCCTCACAGCTCTAAGGCTAGTAGAAATTAAGACTGTTTTTCCTGGCTACCTCAGGTAGAAGCCCTATTCTCAGTTCTCACTGTACCCAATCACCATGACTTGGGTCATCTACCAACCTATGTGCCTGCCACACCTATATGCTTGTTGATTGAGCTCCAGAGGCCTTACAAAAATGCcctgagacagacatgctgagGCTAGGCAAGCCACTAAGGTTCACAGGAACTGTCTGCTTCAGGAAAAGCTGACCTTAAAAATGGGCAGGGCCGATATGGCATAGGGCTTCTGGAGCACCTGATACATATGGTCAATCAGATTCCTGTTGAGAATCAAGGTCGAGAGAATCAGTGTTTCTAATAAAGTTGGTCTGTAACATATAACCTATGGGATGACTGTCTGCATATTGCCACACTGGAACCCAGCTCCACAGAAAGGCACTATCTTGCAGCTCACATTGAGGATTTAAATCATTATCTGACTCTTATCTCCTCTGagtctccagcccccagcaaaGCTATGGCTGCTAATGGCTATTACTTTATTGgtttcacctctctctctcccctcctccctccttctctgtattttcctttgttcctgtcgtgtgtgtgtgtgtgtgtgtgtgtgtgtgtgtgtgtgagtctgaggGTACACATgccttgtggaagtcagagcaaGGTGCCAGATGTCACCTTCTTTTGCTGTCTGCTTATggtcttgagatagggtctgtcaCGGAACCCTTTCAGCTAGGCAGACTTGCTGACCAAACAACTCaggatctgtgtgtctctgttccccttccaatgctgtgattataggcacttgtagagagaggtggggaggaggaatcAGAGCAcaagtagaggtcagaggacaaactggagagtcagttctctcctccaccatATGGATCCTTGGGATAAAACTCGAGTGTTCAGGTTTGGCAGTGTCTTTACCCATGGGGCCATCTCATTGCACCccatcctgatgtgggattcccctctgtgtgctgtgaatatgttttattaccattggttaataaagaagcttctttggcccatagcagggcagaatagagctaggtgggaaaactaaactgaatgtagaGAGACAGTAGGTGAAgacaaggagacaccatgtagctgctgaaggagaaagacactgtaCTGTCTACCTTACCGGTAGGctacagtctcatggtgatacatagattaatagaaatgggttagggaTAGAGAGAttattcagaggttaagagcactggctgttcttccagaggtcctaagttcaattcccagcaaccctatggtggcttgcaaccatctgtaatgagatctggtgccctcttctgatgtgcaagcatacatgcaggcaaaacactatataTATCTAAGGCTAGTAGAAATTAAGACTGTTTTTCCTGGCTACCTCAGGTAGAAGCCCTATTCTCAGTTCTCACTGTACCCAATCACCATGACTTGGGTCATCTACCAACCTATGTGCCTGCCACAcctataatatatgtatattaaatctttaaaaacctaaaatagcccgggtggtggtggcaaacacctttaatcccatcactcagaaggcagaggcaggggaatccctgtgagttcgaggccagcctggtctacaagagctagttccaggacagctaggactgttacacaggggaaaccctgcctcaaataaataaataaataaataaataacctaaaataaaaaagaaatgggataatttaagatgtaagagctagctagaaatatgcctgagctgtcagccaagcaatgttgtaattaatacagttttttgggtctgggcagctgggaagctAAAGTACACTCTTCACTCACACCATCCACCCACCCCTGCTTTTCTGTCCAggttttttcttctatttttctttatatgtgtaAGTGTATTCTGTAGCCAGAGAATGACTGCTccttcatttcccggctgcccagacctgaataatccacagaaattatatatataattatatatacacacacacaccactttttgGCATttcctggctagctcttataccttaaattagcccatttctattaatctatggaTTACTAGGAGACagtgacctaccagtaaggtttccTGGCGtcttcctcctttggcagctacatggtgtctttctgactccacctactctctctatatatctctgttcagatttcccacctggctttattctgctaagtcattactgaaacagcttctttattaaccaatggtaataaaacatattcacagcatacagagatgaatcccacatcagtattccatgtgtgtgcaggtgcctttggaggccagaagaatctGTTAGACTCTGTAGTTAAGAGTTACATGTAGTTATGAGTCACTCAGTTTGGGTGCTGGGGTTATAattctgggtcctctagaagaacatcAAGTACTTgtaacctactgagccatttctgcacCACTcttcagggttttgttgttgttgttgttgtttatttttggttttttttcgagacagggtttctctgtggttttggagcctgtcctggaactagctcttgtagaccaggctggtctcgaactcacagagatccgcctgcctctgcctcccgagtgctgagattaaaggcgtgcgctaccaccgcctggcttttttttttttttgagacaggctttcttcaTAGCTTCGGAGTGTGTACTGGTGGAACTCTGGAACTCGCTCCATAAactagactggcttcaaactcacagagatcctcctgtctctgcctcccaagtgctaggattaaaagcgggCGCTACCACTGCTCAGCATgattttaagacaggttttcacAGGataaaccagcctggccttgatctttctgagattctcctgcctcagcctccctcatACTggaaaggtgtgagccaccatgccttttttctttctttccttttctcactgtttaacatccctagctgtcctggaactagttctgtagagcaggctggcctcaaactcacagagatacccctctctccccctccccagtgctggaattaaagccttgtgacaccactgcccagtaCTAGgccttttaaaattccttttgttttgtaaaaGATGCTTTTGTTCATGTTAGTTTGAGCAACTCATTAAGGCTTTTCAAAAATTTCTTTCTGGTcttgcctttagtcccagcacttggaaagcagaggcaggcggatctctgtgagttcgagaccaactggcctacagagtgagttcttggatgggctccaaagctacagagaaaccctgtctcaaaaaagaaaaaatctgatATGTGAAATATCTATGTCTAAGATAGGAATCCTCTGACTTCTTCATTTTTGGCTAAAGAGCAGAAAAAGATAACATGGGCCAGTGAGTTTGCTTAGCCagtgaaggcacttgctgctgccaagcttgatgactgaattcaatcctcaggacccacttGCTGGAAGGAGAGAGCGGAGTCtgaaaagctgtcctctgccctccacatgtgtgctgtagcACCGGTGTGTGCACAACACAACACTACACTGGAATgtgtaaaatataaacattttagttaaataaaaaaagatgtaaagtCAGGCCTGGGAgcacacaatcccagcactcgaaaggcagaggcagatggatctctgagtctaaggccagcctggtctataattcaagttctaggacagccaaggttgttacacagagaaatcatctctggaaaaaaaaaaaagacatagtaggtgggaaatgggttaaactgCTACAACATactccagcagcagcagaaacaagaacTTTAATTTCTTGCTTGTATAATCCCGAACTGGTATGACAGAAGTCCCAGTTCCTCCTAATTTGTTGCTCTACCCCTCTAAGGTGCTGCCTCAATCCATGAGTCTCCAAATAAGTCCTTACTTCAGGGAACAGAGTATAGGAAAAGGATGGCATACCTCTGCCATTTGAGGGCCCGACCCCAGTCAGCTTGTATCATTTCTGGACACTTTACATTGACTAGCCCTTAGTCACATGGCCATTCTTGACTCCAGGGGAGTTGGAAAATGTCGGTGGACCAGATAAAACTTCAGAAAGAATAGATGTTTGTTCAACACTTGGAGTCACAAAGGGAACTAAGGAAGACTTTTCCGGTATTGCGAACATGCTAAACTTGAAGTAATGAAGCAAATGTTAGGCCATGTAAGGCCTCTGTCTTGGCTTATGAATTTTGATCTGGAGAACAACAGGATTGAGTATAACTTTGTCAATAATTGTGACGTGGCTCTGTTGGTTGTCCAATATCTACTCCCAAATTCCCTTCTTAAAGACAAAACCTTAGTCACTATATACTGAACAgttgtgtcttgttttgttttgttttgtttgagacaggtgtaactgttgctgtcctggaacttgatttatatagattgggctggcctcaaactcacaagagagtcacctgcctttgcctcctatgGCATGTGCTATGACCAATTGGCTAGAGCTAGTCTTGAAGTagatgtattttgttttgtttttatggtggcACAAACTTTTAACCCCAGAAcatggatgcagaggcaggatgatcactgtgggttcaggccagtctggtccacacagtgagttgTGGGCCAACCAagtctacacagtaagactctgtctcaaaagggaCTGAGGAGGATAAAAATTGTGTTTGCCAGGTGGTTGGggcccaagcctttaatcccagcacttgggaggcaaagacaggcagatggcTTTGAAATGGAGGCCTGTCTGGTCtccagaactagttccaggacagccagagctacacagagaaaccctgcctcaaaaaacaaaacaaactaataaatagatagataaaattaaaaagaaaaaaataaaaatatgttttaccCAGTGTTGTGACCCACTCctatgatcccagtacttggggctGGAACCAGAATGACTGATTTGAAGTCAGCAGTGAATTCAAATAGTGagacctttttttatttttttttttaaaaaaaaaagtaaagaaaagacgggctgatgtagaagggtctttatctatctgttgtttcattggttgattaataaagaaaactgcttggcctgatcggtcagaacataggtaggcggggaaaacagaacagaatgctgggaggaagtgaggcagacaccatgcctctcctctccagggcagatgcgatgaagcaagccgccaggtcagacatgccgaatctgtcccggtaagactagtgctacacagattactaaatacgGGTTAGGCAAgttgtgagaattagccattaagaggctagaactaatgggccaagcagtgtttaaatgaatacagtttgtatgctgttatttcgaggcataagctagctaggtagccgggagccgggtggcaggaacgcagcctgcagctccatcaatagaatggcgcccagacgtggaaaactgaatccacagaaagtctgagaaagcttgggaaagaatagagtaaagcatgttttcttggtagcagcaatttcttgggtctgctctgcttgctagagacaagcaagtgctctcatctaagagaggctccctgactcagctttagctgcaaaaccttgcagctctcttaataggtcctgccacgaaacacttaaatggtattgataaaagccgactgaatgcttgttagttttcagccgtagcaggaaaaaagttgcgttgttttaaaatgctggcgttctgggCTGTCTGGTCAGGGCACACTCTGACTTTTTCAGACAGGCAGGCctactgagtgtggtctgtgaacaaaatgctgcagcttgcttgctggcagggaccttgaaatgccatagagttgtgggggtaaaaatggctacagccagtatctccaccatgaggctggaaagctaaggaatgggctggattcagctgccaaagccacagctttagtccTACCGTTaatgcttggtaaattaaagactcatgtggtcaaaaaagagacatatacagtaaaagaaagattcaaagttgaagaaaaccactaaatggtttacagtttgTTAAGAATAATATATgtaggctaaaagttaaagttcttaaaagtaaaaaaaggaagagagtagttgggtatggtggtatacacctttaatcccaacacttgggaggcagagggagattgacctctgtgacttcaaggtgtggtagcactcgcctttaatcccaatgcctgggaggcagagacaggcagatctctgagagttcaaggacagcctggtctacagagtaatttcaggacaaagatatacagagaacttgtctccaaaaaaagtaaaagtaaaagaaataaaggttaaaataaagcgcacaaagatggaaaatacaatgagaatcttgatactgtatgctattatgctctctttgaattgtttgaatcctgaggaaggagcaacagcgctaaaagatatttgtttataaatgctgctgggctaatccaagatagatattttgaaaataccttgacttcagaatttggatctaaggatatgatactttggaaaagagattcttcttttgttttcacagaggatgagactctatggattgcttctatcccaatatggtatgataaaccacgccctcctgaaaggtttctgtgaacaccctcaaaagattactttgctcaactgccaactgagaggaacctagcacacagtttataccatgaaagacctaaataacagcgtccccatacagcaggaagcagattgGATAGAAAAatctgtgcccatattcccaaatattgtttataaatgttcttttacatttaaagggggatatgatatagatatggataatttacattggtataagttttgctttgttgatataaatttaaagtcaattttgttatatgtatatatatatttctgatattgattagggtattgtgattgtatagttcatgtaaaaatgtaatgtatataggttgttaatggataatcattaataataataaagcttgtagtcatgttagttagattttctagatgtgcatagatatattttagatagacattcttcatatctttcaaagattacagaataggacatttaatgttttaataacttagggtttttcatgacaataagacatgtctgctcctggcaggaccaatctactttaagaggaaaatgggcatcaaagaggctccttatggagttggttagccatttgggcaagaaactgctcttgcctggactgttgcactggacacaaagaacctgcagagagaggactgctgaacttgcctaaaggtgagatgatctttcggggttcctgattcatgaaagagtctgcgagacattctgcaggacatagcagatagtgactgaactgcctttgaaatttactgcttcatggaaatgtctctggatactatgggcctgaaggccgaagatggatgccccagtggtacaaaagaactttgggtgactgtccaggcagcgagatgtctctgtcacttctagagtttttgaagtttcttacttcttgtttaattagataatattatattcttctggagtctttgatggagttgaagaatggatagtcatagttttagttttccttagttatgataaaagataaagtagatataaatattgtaactgtaattattgcttgataactgttttattatatataattttgctatgttaaagttaaagccttcttttctgtttaaacagaaaaagggaaaatgatgtagaagggtctttatctatctgttgtttcattggttgattaataaagaaaactgcttggcctgatcggtcagaacataggtaggtggggaaaacagaacagaatgttgggaggaagtgaggcagacaccatgcctctcctctccagtgcagatgtgatgaagcaagccgccaggtcagacatgccgaatctttcctggtaagactggtgctacacagattactaaatatgggttaggc
This genomic window from Chionomys nivalis chromosome 2, mChiNiv1.1, whole genome shotgun sequence contains:
- the Zfand2b gene encoding AN1-type zinc finger protein 2B isoform X1, producing the protein MEFPDLGAHCSEPSCQRLDFLPLKCDACSGIFCADHVAYAQHHCGSAYQKDIQVPVCPLCNVPVPVARGEPPDRAVGEHIDRDCRSDPAQQKRKIFTNKCERSGCRQREMMKLTCDQCGRNFCIKHRHPLDHDCSGEGHVTSRAGLAAISRAQGLASTSTVPSPSRTLPSSSSPSRATSQFPPRTSPPVITLQNGMSEDEALQRALELSLAEAKPQVPSSQEEEDLALAQALSASEAEYQQQQGTQGKEAQRNPDCRD
- the Zfand2b gene encoding AN1-type zinc finger protein 2B isoform X2: MEFPDLGAHCSEPSCQRLDFLPLKCDACSGIFCADHVAYAQHHCGSAYQKDIQVPVCPLCNVPVPVARGEPPDRAVGEHIDRDCRSDPAQQKRKIFTNKCERSGCRQREMMKLTCDQCGRNFCIKHRHPLDHDCSGEGHVTSRAGLAAISRAQGLASTSTVPSPSRTLPSSSSPSRATSQFPPRTSPPVITLQNGMSEDEALQRALELSLAEAKPQVPSSQEEEDLALAQALSASEAEYQQQQAQSRSSKPSNCSLC